The window aaaaagaaaaaaatttacataagcatttcttttgtatggtctttaataaaatttcatgcctcCAATCAATTAATTTCAGTAAAACTATTTAGCTGGCATTTCAGTGACTTCTCGTATTTTCTGCATTAATAACTAGCaatatcataaataaatttcagGAAAGATTTATCGCGACATAGTTGGCAGTGCATATTATGTTGCTCCTGAAGTGTTGCGGCGAAGCTACGGGAAGGAAATAGATGTATGGAGTGCTGGTGTTATTTTGTACATCCTCCTCAGTGGTGTGCCTCCATTTTGGGCTGGTAAAACCAATCTTGATTTATGTATACACATTTTGCGCATCAGTTCCTTTCTAAATGATTCTTTGATTTATATGCGGCAGAAACTGAAAAGGGCATATTTGATGCTATTTTGAAAGAAGAAGTTGATTTTGACAGCCAGCCATGGCCTTCCATATCCTCCAGTGCCAAAGATCTTGTTCGAAAAATGCTGACAAAGGATCCAATAAAAAGAATTACCTCTACTCAAGTACTTGGTATATCTAATATTCAATATTATAATTGACACTTGAACTAAACTCTTTTGTTAAAGAACGTTCATTCGTTTTATAATGATCTTCAATTcatctttaacttaaaacaaTCAATGTTCTGATTTTCAAGAGCACCCTTGGATTAAGGGGCAAGCCCCTGACAAGCCAATCAATAGTGCGGTTCTTTCCAGAATGAAGCAGTTCAGGGCAATGAATAAGCTTAAAAAACTTGCACTAAAGGTAAACCTTTCTTCTGTTTTCACTTTGGATAAACATTCTGCAAACTGGAAAGTTAGAGTcgtcaaaattttaaagaatctTGGTCTTTAAGCCGCCAAATATGTACAGTGTTAAATTGTTTGAATACTCCTCTGCCTTCTGTAAGATGCTCAATTTTCAATCTTTTAAATTTCTTgaacaaatatatcacatcacTATTTGTTATAATCACTTGATATATCTCTCAGAAAGACATTGTTTCCGTTCGTTCTGGTACGATTCACCATTTTCTTCTGCATGTGTGGCTGTTAGTTCTGTGATGTTAATATTCGGCAGAACTCAGAAGATACAATCACAGAATGAAAAAGGTTGACTAAGAACAAGGACAGAACATATGGATTTTGGTTATTAAGATTGCTGGAATAAATGCAGGTTATTGCAAAAAGCTTGTCGGAAGAAGAAATCAAAGGTCTTAAAGCAATGTTCACTAATATGGACACAGATAAGAATGGTACCATCACCTACGAAGAATTAAAAACGGGATTGGCTCGGCTCGGATCAAAACTGTCTGAAGCCGAAGTAAAACAACTGATGGAAGCGGTAATTAGCATGTCATTAAGTAGAGAATTTTACTGGGCATTATGTAGTTTGATTACAACTTTTCATTTTAACAATTGAAGATATTGATATCAGGCTGATGTTGATGGTAATGGGACGATAGACTACATTGAATTTATCACTGCCACGATGCACAGGCATAAGCTTGAAAGAGATGAACATCTGTTTAGTGCATTTCAGTTTTTCGACAAAGATAGCAGTGGGTAAGtgtatcttttttcttttcgcTAAATGCGGCATAGTTCTCTTGAATACTTGGT of the Primulina huaijiensis isolate GDHJ02 chromosome 1, ASM1229523v2, whole genome shotgun sequence genome contains:
- the LOC140980353 gene encoding calcium-dependent protein kinase 21-like isoform X2, with amino-acid sequence MLTKDPIKRITSTQVLEHPWIKGQAPDKPINSAVLSRMKQFRAMNKLKKLALKVIAKSLSEEEIKGLKAMFTNMDTDKNGTITYEELKTGLARLGSKLSEAEVKQLMEAADVDGNGTIDYIEFITATMHRHKLERDEHLFSAFQFFDKDSSGYITRDELESAMKEYGLGDEATIKEIISEVDTDNDGRINYEEFCAMMRSGMQQPAKLF